The Magnolia sinica isolate HGM2019 chromosome 3, MsV1, whole genome shotgun sequence genome includes the window ctccccgagctctgagctgtgcgaacggttcaaaggtgatcaaagttttatgggccctgtagtgatgtatttattatatctgtaCGGTTCACATATTTTTAGAaatgattttagagcattatgcaaaaaaaaaaaacctaagggcgtgtttgggcggctggattagaagggattaggtgggatgggattcaaaaagcaTAATTATTACACATGGCAGAGATTGTCCCCTGTTGTCATGAGATAAGGTTACTGGCATGCTTTGTTACTGACACCGGTGgtatattgaatggatatacccaccatcatttgaaattaaaaataacacacgtgttatatctaaactgttcatttgttttgtaacctcatgtTATGGTATGGGTTTAAAATTAAGGTAgacccaaaacttatgtggccccaaagaagttttcaacggtaagtgtccAATCCCCgttactttctatggtggggtccacttgagctttagatttacctgattttctggctcatgctctaaaataatctcaaaaagtgggtggatggtgtggatatagcccacacatcatgatgggacctacacaacttgctaacattaagtaAAATTGGCACAGAACCcagtgcaattccatctaatctaattccaagcttttccattcttcccgaacatggagtggaattagcACAGGACCAAATGAATCCTATccaacctaatcccttctaatccccaTGCCCAAACAGGCCTAATCATATCCcaagatcatctcgaccatacAATAAATAGctatagagataatgattttcattgttaaaaaattatagagcccaccataatatttgttttccatctaatttattcataaggttacaaagacttgaatagagaggaaaaacaaatatcatatgaatccaaaacttatgggacctcaaaaagggtttcaatgatagacattcaaccttccactgctttttgtagtgtggtccacttaattgtTAGATCTGTCTCACTTTTCTTTCCCAGCCTCATTGtgagctcatcaaatggatggacggtttgaatataacagaTACCTAGAACTTGCTGGCATCAACACAACGGCTATATAGCTAGttcgaggtacaccagccaatctgcttccgcccTGGCGGagatcatttttaaagatcattttaagtatttattcaaaaaatgagaggtatataaatctcaggtggacaacaccaaatgaaaacaatagtgatgggatatccatcattaaaatcttcctaaggctcactgtactgtttatttgaaatccaatctgtttattaggtcatacaagcctagatgaagggaaaaacgaaAAATCATctggatctaaaacttttatacccaaaatgttttaatggttgacgctcattcaacactgtttcctgtaatgtggtccatttcagaacgggatatacctcatttttggtcttatgccgtgaaatgatctttaaaaatagatagacggcatggatgaaacacatacatcatggtggggtccacagagcaccgaccacaagccattgactggtgtcagggggagtagccaatccgtaccCCGCTGGTATCTGACGACTGTACGAAGCAGTGCATAAGCGGGAGCTGATTGGTCCAGCTAAGCAATGGCAAGCCTGCCAGTCAAACAAACACCAGGGCCCCATAAGGAATAAGGACTGCACTTTGCAGTCTCGTGTCTTCACGCGCCACACGGAAGTCTCCCACAAGTGCCAAATAGCACGCGTGTCAGAGATCTGAGACGTCCATTAGACGTGCCCTCACACCTGACTTCCTCGATGAAAAATTCATTCTGTCCATCCATCAAGTAGTTGAAATTTTGcaaagaaatggacggttgaaataaaAGGTTTATGGGCATCCATATCCAACAAACACGTGGGGCCCATTTGAAGAGTGTGCCATGCAATATTCAGCCAAGGTTAATTACCTGAACGCTCGTGATTTCACACACGTCGTGCTGCCGTATTCTCAGTGCCAGGAGAAAACAGCCTGGAGCCTTTATTCAGTTGAATCTGGACCGTcgctttcttcttcacaaatcgAAAGGCTAAGATAGCTCTATAAAGTATCTTCGACATTGCCAGATCGTCCACGGCGTAAGCCAACGTACAAAATGTACGGATAacaaaaccatgggccccacttttcagaTTTGAAACGCGCATGTGCCATGCGACCCTCGGTTGGAGCATCCTAAAACGTTCACTTTACTAATTCCACACGCACGCGGGAGCACTGCATATCCGCACACCGGCCAACACGTCACAATGTAACACGTGTGGGTAATCTGATCTTCCTCTGGTATCTTTCCctctttagatcttcttctatgAAAATATGGTCATTTTATaaaactcagatggcccacagaatataaaaatccaaaccgtcaatttATTTTCTACAGTGTGCATCTTTGAAGAGCTaaattaacttttttttaaaaactaaaaagATCTAATAATTATTTCAAATATAATGGAAAGCTAAGATTTTAAATATTTGttcatattcatgttttcccacgTGCGGGTATGAACCGATTGACACGCGCGTGGAAACAGTGATACTCCAAGTGGTCCCGAATCGTATTCCACACGTGTATTAACGCAGCGCGTAAAACACCCGAGCTCCGTGGCGCCACTATATCGTTTatttaaatccaatccgtccaccagATAAGAAGTTTTATTAGAACCGTATATACAGAAGAGAATTCTCTCAAAATTCtccagtaggccacaccaaagcgAACGATGTTAATTTTCTACTaagaggtgtggcccacatgatctttTTAACATACTGTTTTTTCTGCATTAACTTTATACTGAAGATTTATACCtgattaacggttttgatgaaatGAACTCACCATGACAGCCTCACACACAAACCTTTAGCTGGAATCCCATCCCCATCGTTCACTgtcgtgttgtggcccacctcagttagTTTTTATCTCCTGTACCTAAAATCGAGGTTAGAACCTAGAGGACAGAGTAGATTTTACAAATacgacatggtgggtcccacagaggctGGTGTGTTGCAGAGGATTCCGGTTCAACGAACCCTCTTCCGGTGGAGGGCAATTTGGTAAATTTGAAAAGAGACAAGCAAGAATCAAGGAAAACGCCGAAGAGAAGAGCAGGCAAGTAACTGAAGAGAGAGAGTGCTGAGTCAGCAGTTTGACCGTCAGTGGTTAGGTCGACGCCAACCGCGAATCCCTACCTGAGTTTGTTAGTCTGGTAATTCCTTCTCCCCCCCTCTCTTTCACTTTAACCGAAGTTAGTTGTCTCTAACCACTCTTTTAACCGCCTCCTAAACCCTAATTAACTCCACCTAATCAGGGATTTGCTTACATAACAGACATTATCCACGTGCTCTCACTGTTATTTAATTTTTACCGCTACTATCTCCACCGCACACTTGAACTTTACTCTCGACAGATCTCCGCCGTTTGCTGGGTCCAAAGTTAATTTGATGGGTTATCATCTAAAAATCATTAAGAGTGGACGGTTAAAACCATATAAtatgagaacggattggctactcaccctgccaccagcccggtggctgatggtcggtgctcagtgtgccccaccatgatgtatgtgtttcatccattccgttcatccatttttaaagatcattttagggttaacAAAAAaagatgagagggatataaatctcaggtggaccacaccacaggaaaacaatagcgattggatatccaccattaaaatcctcctgaggcccactgtactgtttatatgacatccaatctgttgattaggtcatacatacccagatgaagggaaaaaaacaaagatcagcttgatccaaaacttttatggccccaaaatgtttttaatggtcaacattcattcaacactgtttcctgtaatgtggtccacttgagattgggatatacctcattttttgtttcataccataaaatgatctataaaaatagatggacggcatggatgaaacaaatacataatggtgAGGCCCTGGTAGGGGAATAGTTAATCCGTTTATATATAGAGAATAAATGGCCTATAATATGGACTGTCAAGATTTTTTTGGTAAAATCGGCGTAAACAACGATTTTAGCCGTGCGTTCGTTGGGGCATATCTTTGATTTCTCATCGTTCTAAAGAGCTGCATTTTTTTTAGAGAACTATAGCCATCCATCCATAGGTTGGAAAACGGATAGGTGTAAGAAATCAGGCCAATATATGGATTGTTTAGATAGTTAGATCAGTGTTAATTTTATGATATGGTCCATAAATTATACGTTGATCATAATGGAAGGTTTGGATCCATACGATGGCTTCTCTAAGTGTCCTAAATATACCTAGGAGCACCATTATTTACGGAGTATATGAAAGCACCGGATCAACCTTGGATAATGAAAAGCAATAAGCAGAGCTAAAGGGAAAGGTAAAAAGGTGAGGTAGCCCGCGGACTAATGTAAATCCTAGTCCGCCAGCTGgaacatgtgaggcccaccatggccaGGCGGTTGACTGTCCTTATTTTGGTAACATAGGGTCCCATCTCTTCTCTATCAATAATTTATACGGATGAGATTGTTCGATGCAACATGGGATTTGACGTGGACGAAAACGATCAAGGGAAGGAATACCAATTTATTTCAGTAGTTCGCGGACTACAAGAGCGGGCCTTTCAAAGTTAAAGCGTGCAGGGAGGGGCAGAGGCATTTCCAGAAGAGAAAGCAAAGGTATAGATACGGAGAGAAGGACGAGACGGACGGACAGATCCAGTCAACTCTCTTTGACCGGGATATCCAACGAGGGATAAGAGAGAAAATATAGATAAGAAGCAAGGGTAAAATGGTAAAAGAATGATTCGTTTTAGCTCCTTATAaagccctctctctcttctccctctcGCCCCATTTGATTTCTCCCCCCTTGCTTTTGTATCTTCTCgcagtggagagagagagagatgagaacgAGGAGAGGATTTTCATACCCTACAATACATCTCCAGAGCGAGAAATCGAAGGAGAAAACGAAAAGGAAGCGATTTTTCGCCGTAGGCGAAGATTATCTCGACCGGAAAAGGCCAAAGCTAGCGCCGGAGATTGCCGGAGAATCGGATTTCTTCGACGGATTGCCGGATGATCTCGTCGTTTGCATCCTCTACAAGCTCAGTTCTACAGCTTCTTCTCCTTCCGATTTCGTCAACGTCCTTTCAACGtaatctttctctctttttcatccCTCCTTCCATCAATCTAACCTCTCAGATTGATTTGTCTTCGTTTATTTCCATCAGGTTTTGTATTCGCTTTGATTGTAGGCAGATCTCtgcctttgaaaccctaaaaatcgttttttcccttctttttgctCTGCTTCTTAGGATATGAGggatttattttactttttttggTGGAGCAGATGCAAGAGATTGAACGGATTAGGTTTACATCCTCTCGTGTTGTCAAGAGCTTCTCCGAAATCTTTGGCTTTGAGTGCTAAGAACTGGTCGGAATCCGCTCATCGGTTCTTGAAGCTCTGCGCCGATGCGGGCAACATCGACGCCTGTTATTCTCTCGGCATGGTAAGCCTCTATCTCAAATGCGGGAAAAAATCGTCATTGAATCATCTTTTTCTTAAATGTTGCAAACAAATCATTATTAAATCGACTCTCttagaaaaggagaagaaaaatctaaaaaatgctCTCCGATTGCCTGAGTTTCCTaaagaaaatggtaaaaagaaaaagaaaagctttCTCAATGGAACGTAGTGACGAATCGAACTAATCGTCGCAACCGTCAGGAAATCCGCAATCTTCTTAAAAGCATCGAAAAAATCGCACAAaatctcttttaataaaatagcTTCCGAAAAATCGCAACATTTCGTCAAGACATTCGCCTAAAATTCCCAATAAATCATTCCTTTGAAGGCAAAAAATCGCAAGCATCTAACCAAAtccaaaagaacaaaaaagaaacttttttttaaaaaaaaattgaaaataagcTAAACAATTTCAAAATCATCAATCTTCCAGAAAAATATCAATCGTCTGATGGAAATCCGTTCTCTTTCCTGCGCAGATCCGATTCTACTGCCTCCAGAGCCGAGGCAGTGGTGCGTCGTTGATGGCAAAAGCCGCGATTGGCTCGCACGCCCCGGCCCTCTACTCGCTCGCAGTCATCCAGTTCAACGGCAGCGGCGGCTCCAAGAACGACAAGGATCTCCGAGCCGGCGTCGCCCTCTGTGCACGAGCCGCCTTCCTCGGCCACGTCGACGCCCTCCGTGAGCTAGGCCACTGCCTTCAGGACGGCTACGGCGTCCGTCAGAACATCGCCGAGGGCCGACGATTCCTCGTCCAGGCCAACGCCCGTGAACTTGCCTCCGTCCTCGCCTCTTCTTCCTCCTGTCCGCCGTCGACGtggcaccaccaccaccaccacggCCACCGGCACGCGATCGGGTCGGGCTGCCCGCTGCTGAGCGATTTCGGATGCAACGTGCCGGCCCAAGAGGCCCACCCCGCGAACCGGTTCTTGGTGGAGTGGTTCGAGTCGAAAGGGGGCGTGCCGGGCCGGGACGGCCTGAGACTATGCTCGCACGCGTTGTGCGGGCGGCCGGAGACGAGGCGGCACGAGTTCCGGAGGTGCTCCGTGTGCGGAGCTGTGAACTACTGCTCCCGCGCGTGCCAGGCTCTCGACTGGAAGCTGCGGCACAAGGTGGAGTGCGCACCCATGGAGCAGTGGCTCGAGGACGAAGACGACGAGGACGAGGACGACGACGCTCATGATAACGGTGACGGCGACGCTAACGGAGAGGAGGATAGGATGGTTGTGGAAGAGGAAGATGGCGAAGACGGCGGATCCGTTGTGGAACGCTGACGGCGACGGTAACGGAGAGATGGGGTAATGTAtagttttcttaaaaaaaaaaaaaaattgggggaCGGTATTTTTGTAATATAGAGGTAACGGCAGGTTTAAATTCGAAgagggtttttctttcttttttaattttaccTGGGTGGGTGGAACGGAATGGGATTTTGGGTCTTGGAGGCCGAGTATGGAGAGCAAATAGGGGGAGTATTTATGTCGGCTCGGCGTCTTTGTAACCGTTTTTTGCCTTTCACAATTTCGACGaagctctttgttttttttaacagaaaccttggaattttttagtttgattatttttttcGAAATGCAAATACGATGTTTGAGTCTGCGTTTGTTTGTGGGCCACGGGATTGATGATCTACACCGCTGATCTAAAGGGCAGACACATGGCACTCCTGTTTCTTCCGTCTTTTACCTCAAGAGCGTTTATTTTTTTCGTCAAGAGAAatcaatgatctggaccgttcatcagtcGGATGGGTTCTATTAGGTTGATCCTGTTATCCTAACCGGCCAACGTATTATTGATTCGACAATTATTCTGCAAGTTGAAAGAAGGCCGTAGATAGCCTTTGAAATGAAAGCTCGATATAAGGGAGAAGACAGACGCCGAATGCCGGCAGCCGATTCCTGCCTCACtttctatggggcccacagtgatgtaagtcttatatccacgccgtctgctTGTTTTGCTATCTCATCTTAGATCATGAACCAAAATACGgggcatatccaaagtttaagtgaacCACGCCactcaggaaacagt containing:
- the LOC131239495 gene encoding F-box protein At1g67340-like, giving the protein MRTRRGFSYPTIHLQSEKSKEKTKRKRFFAVGEDYLDRKRPKLAPEIAGESDFFDGLPDDLVVCILYKLSSTASSPSDFVNVLSTCKRLNGLGLHPLVLSRASPKSLALSAKNWSESAHRFLKLCADAGNIDACYSLGMIRFYCLQSRGSGASLMAKAAIGSHAPALYSLAVIQFNGSGGSKNDKDLRAGVALCARAAFLGHVDALRELGHCLQDGYGVRQNIAEGRRFLVQANARELASVLASSSSCPPSTWHHHHHHGHRHAIGSGCPLLSDFGCNVPAQEAHPANRFLVEWFESKGGVPGRDGLRLCSHALCGRPETRRHEFRRCSVCGAVNYCSRACQALDWKLRHKVECAPMEQWLEDEDDEDEDDDAHDNGDGDANGEEDRMVVEEEDGEDGGSVVER